In Xenopus tropicalis strain Nigerian chromosome 5, UCB_Xtro_10.0, whole genome shotgun sequence, one genomic interval encodes:
- the riox1 gene encoding ribosomal oxygenase 1, which produces MEVPRVSALAAYKQQQQEVSARQVLKKSKRNQPKLSQKNKLLKKKRKLSKLVKRAEASDSTAIQHQNGLQDDNRELLSPTSNCITKKEETSTKRAKKLRLAAENENRTSHQLEGMWISGKQHTGPPLMTVLQDLSKIHNSKTRATSLFEWLISPLAPADFFRNIWEQKPALIKRDNHRYYDGLFSTTEFDRILREDNVKFGVNLDVTSYTDGTRETHNPPGRALPLVVWDYFKNGCSLRLLNPQSFCRTVWNVLSVLQELFGSMVGANTYLTPAGTQGFAPHYDDIEAFVIQLEGKKHWRVYNPRNNSEFLPQFSSVNFRDRDIGEPILETVLEAGDLLYFPRGFIHQGDCLPDAHSLHITISSYQRNSWADLLEKVLPAALQVAVEEDVEFRKGLPLDYLEYMGVQHADLKDPRRDAFIQNIQSLIKKLSDYAPVDAAVDQKAKNFLHDCLPPVLTPAEKTHSVHGAPVTLDSGKVKDDTLQIELETKICLLRGGIARLCSEGDACLLYYSSENSRIYHRDEPNYMEIAAEHVYAVEYLIHAYPRYVPVRSLPCSHEDEKLTVATILFEKGLLTTREQLNPLR; this is translated from the exons ATGGAGGTCCCACGTGTGTCAGCCTTGGCTGCCTACAAACAGCAGCAACAGGAGGTGTCGGCACGGCAG GTGTTGAAGAAGAGCAAACGCAATCAGCCAAAGTTATCTCAGAAGAACAAactgttaaaaaagaaaaggaaattatcCAAGTTGGTGAAGAGAGCGGAGGCAAGTGACAGCACTGCTATTCAACATCAAAATGGACTTCAGGATGACAACAGAGAATTGTTATCCCCAACTAGTAATTGTATCACAAAAAAGGAAGAAACATCAACCAAAAGGGCGAAAAAACTTAGGTTAGCTGCAGAAAATGAAAACCGGACATCGCATCAGTTGGAG GGTATGTGGATCAGTGGCAAGCAGCATACGGGACCTCCACTAATGACTGTACTGCAGGATCTGAGCAAGATCCATAATAGCAAGACAAGAGCAACCTCCCTGTTTGAATGGCTCATTTCACCACTTGCACCAGCTGATTTCTTCAG GAATATTTGGGAGCAGAAACCGGCTCTGATTAAACGGGACAATCACAGATATTATGATGGATTATTTTCCACAACTGAATTTGACAGGATTCTCAGAGAA GATAATGTGAAGTTTGGTGTTAACCTGGATGTCACTAGCTATACCGATGGCACCCGTGAGACCCACAATCCTCCTGGGCGAGCTTTGCCTCTAGTTGTATGGGACTATTTCAAG aatGGTTGTTCTCTCAGGCTGTTAAACCCCCAGTCATTCTGTCGCACTGTGTGGAATGTCTTATCAGTCTTGCAAGAGCTTTTTGGTAGCATGGTTGGGGCAAACAC GTACTTGACACCTGCAGGTACGCAGGGATTTGCTCCACATTATGATGACATCGAAGCGTTTGTTATTCAGTTGGAAGGGAAGAAGCACTGGAGGGTATACAACCCCAG aaacaaCTCAGAGTTTCTTCCACAGTTCTCCAGCG TGAACTTCAGAGACCGTGATATTGGAGAGCCCATTTTGGAGACTGTGCTCGAAGCTGGAGATCTCCTGTACTTTCCTAGAGGATTTATTCACCAGGGGGACTGCCTTCCTGATGCACATTCCTTACATATAACCATCTCTTCTTATCAGCGCAACAGCTGGGCAGACCTCTTGGAGAAG GTTCTCCCTGCAGCACTGCAGGTTGCTGTGGAAGAAGATGTAGAATTTCGGAAGGGGCTCCCCCTGGATTACCTGGAGTACATGGGAGTACAACATGCTGACTTG AAAGATCCACGGAGAGATGCATTTATTCAGAATATTCAGTCCCTGATAAAGAAATTGTCTGACTATGCACCTGTCGATGCAGCTGTAGATCAGAAGGCTAAGAATTTCCTACATGACTGCCTCCCCCCTGTCCTGACACCTG CTGAGAAGACTCACAGTGTACATGGAGCACCGGTCACTTTGGACAGTGGAAAAGTTAAAGATGACACCCTACAGATAGAATTAGAAACAAAAATATGCCTTCTACGGGGAGGCATTGCAAG ATTGTGTAGTGAAGGAGATGCCTGCCTATTATATTACTCTTCAGAGAACTCCAGGATATACCACAGGGATGAGCCAAATTACATGGAGATAGCTGCTGAG CATGTGTATGCAGTAGAATATCTAATTCATGCTTACCCCAGATATGTGCCTGTGAGAAGCCTGCCCTGTAGTCATGAGGATGAAAAG CTTACTGTGGCTACTATCCTCTTTGAAAAAGGCCTTCTAACTACTAGAGAACAACTGAACCCCCTACGGTAG
- the edaradd gene encoding ectodysplasin-A receptor-associated adapter protein isoform X1, with translation MASEEPLSDNHESKEPVEDTEPSTLPYETTEKYPLQDTGLPKDECLIPMENVDDFHETPTSDSERIKQPEENDCPLLTINVLKVLLKGLSRINVCQESSESCNLAPTISDILNDEDLLYILKLKLDPCHPTVKNWRNFASKWGMSYDELCFLEQKHQSPTIGFLLRNSERTVEQLIDLCKLYQRVDVQKVLSKWVNVEWPMRVYKNPQEHCLT, from the exons ATGGCTTCTGAGGAGCCTCTCTCTGACA ATCATGAGTCCAAAGAACCAGTGGAAGATACCGAACCCAGCACTTTACCATATGAAACT ACAGAAAAGTATCCCCTACAAGACACAGGACTTCCTAAAG ATGAATGCCTTATTCCAATGGAAAATGTAGACGATTTTCATGAAACCCCCACGTCAGACTCAGAAAGAATTAAGCAG CCAGAAGAAAATGACTGTCCCTTACTGACTATAAATGTGCTAAAAG TTTTACTTAAAGGTTTATCCAGAATCAACGTGTGCCAAGAAAGCAGTGAGAGTTGCAACTTAGCACCAACTATTAGCGATATCCTGAATGATGAGGATCTGCTGTACATTCTGAAGCTTAAGCTCGATCCTTGCCACCCAACTGTAAAGAACTGGAGAAACTTTGCCAGCAAGTGGGGAATGAGTTACGATGAATTGTGCTTCCTGGAGCAGAAGCATCAAAGTCCCACGATTGGATTTTTATTACGTAACAGTGAAAGGACAGTGGAACAGCTCATTGACCTGTGCAAGCTTTATCAAAGGGTTGATGTCCAAAAGGTATTATCAAAATGGGTAAATGTGGAGTGGCCAATGAGAGTATATAAAAACCCACAAGAGCATTGTCTAACATGA
- the edaradd gene encoding ectodysplasin-A receptor-associated adapter protein isoform X2, giving the protein MASEEPLSDNHESKEPVEDTEPSTLPYETTEKYPLQDTGLPKDECLIPMENVDDFHETPTSDSERIKQPEENDCPLLTINVLKGLSRINVCQESSESCNLAPTISDILNDEDLLYILKLKLDPCHPTVKNWRNFASKWGMSYDELCFLEQKHQSPTIGFLLRNSERTVEQLIDLCKLYQRVDVQKVLSKWVNVEWPMRVYKNPQEHCLT; this is encoded by the exons ATGGCTTCTGAGGAGCCTCTCTCTGACA ATCATGAGTCCAAAGAACCAGTGGAAGATACCGAACCCAGCACTTTACCATATGAAACT ACAGAAAAGTATCCCCTACAAGACACAGGACTTCCTAAAG ATGAATGCCTTATTCCAATGGAAAATGTAGACGATTTTCATGAAACCCCCACGTCAGACTCAGAAAGAATTAAGCAG CCAGAAGAAAATGACTGTCCCTTACTGACTATAAATGTGCTAAAAG GTTTATCCAGAATCAACGTGTGCCAAGAAAGCAGTGAGAGTTGCAACTTAGCACCAACTATTAGCGATATCCTGAATGATGAGGATCTGCTGTACATTCTGAAGCTTAAGCTCGATCCTTGCCACCCAACTGTAAAGAACTGGAGAAACTTTGCCAGCAAGTGGGGAATGAGTTACGATGAATTGTGCTTCCTGGAGCAGAAGCATCAAAGTCCCACGATTGGATTTTTATTACGTAACAGTGAAAGGACAGTGGAACAGCTCATTGACCTGTGCAAGCTTTATCAAAGGGTTGATGTCCAAAAGGTATTATCAAAATGGGTAAATGTGGAGTGGCCAATGAGAGTATATAAAAACCCACAAGAGCATTGTCTAACATGA